From a region of the Sesamum indicum cultivar Zhongzhi No. 13 linkage group LG3, S_indicum_v1.0, whole genome shotgun sequence genome:
- the LOC105157971 gene encoding biotin carboxyl carrier protein of acetyl-CoA carboxylase 2, chloroplastic isoform X2 has translation MASFSVPCPKVSPTLVASSQSTQKLQPIASFPRSDSRSNRALATVAQFQGCSRRQSDVFKVCAQLNQVAVEKISNATPALETVPMNKSENQHEIPDESSILTFMTQVKDLVKLVDSKDIAELELKQMDCELIIRKKEALSQPSIAAHYSTPPPTHQALLPPQLPPASAPAPASLPSAPASVSPPAPSKPKSSHPPFKCPMAGNFYRSPAPGAPPFVKVGDKVQKGQVICIIEAMKLMNEIEADQSGTVVEILVDDGKPVSVDMPLFIIEP, from the exons ATGGCCTCTTTTAGTGTTCCATGCCCGAAGGTTTCGCCTACGTTGGTTGCTTCATCGCAGTCGACCCAGAAACTGCAGCCCATTGCTTCTTTTCCTCGATCTGATTCTAGATCAAACCGTGCATTGGCGACAGTAGCCCAATTCCag GGATGCAGTCGTCGCCAGTCAGATGTCTTTAAGGTGTGTGCCCAGCTTAATCAG GTTGCTGTTGAGAAGATATCAAATGCTACTCCAGCTCTGGAGACAGTGCCGATGAACAAATCTGAAAACCAACATGAAATTCCAGATGAATCAtctattttaacttttatgaCCCAAGTGAAGGATCTTGTCAA GCTTGTAGATTCAAAAGATATTGCAGAGTTAGAGCTCAAGCAAATGGATTGTGAACTTATTATTAGGAAAAAGGAAGCACTGTCCCAACCATCAATTGCAGCTCATTATTCTACACCACCTCCTACTCACCAGGCTTTGCTGCCACCACAACTGCCTCCTGCAAGTGCTCCCGCTCCTGCTTCTCTTCCATCAGCTCCAGCTTCAGTGTCACCACCTGCACCATCAAAACCAAAGTCATCACACCCCCCATTTAAATGTCCAATGGCTGGAAACTTCTATCGTTCCCCAGCTCCTGGTGCACCACCTTTTGTGAAG GTTGGTGATAAGGTGCAGAAAGGACAGGTAATATGCATCATTGAGGCCATGAAACTGATGAACGAGATTGAG GCTGATCAGTCTGGCACTGTTGTTGAGATACTTGTAGATGATGGGAAACCTGTCAGCGTGGATATG CCGTTATTTATCATTGAGCCCTGA
- the LOC105157971 gene encoding biotin carboxyl carrier protein of acetyl-CoA carboxylase 2, chloroplastic isoform X4, which yields MASFSVPCPKVSPTLVASSQSTQKLQPIASFPRSDSRSNRALATVAQFQGCSRRQSDVFKVAVEKISNATPALETVPMNKSENQHEIPDESSILTFMTQVKDLVKLVDSKDIAELELKQMDCELIIRKKEALSQPSIAAHYSTPPPTHQALLPPQLPPASAPAPASLPSAPASVSPPAPSKPKSSHPPFKCPMAGNFYRSPAPGAPPFVKVGDKVQKGQVICIIEAMKLMNEIEADQSGTVVEILVDDGKPVSVDMPLFIIEP from the exons ATGGCCTCTTTTAGTGTTCCATGCCCGAAGGTTTCGCCTACGTTGGTTGCTTCATCGCAGTCGACCCAGAAACTGCAGCCCATTGCTTCTTTTCCTCGATCTGATTCTAGATCAAACCGTGCATTGGCGACAGTAGCCCAATTCCag GGATGCAGTCGTCGCCAGTCAGATGTCTTTAAG GTTGCTGTTGAGAAGATATCAAATGCTACTCCAGCTCTGGAGACAGTGCCGATGAACAAATCTGAAAACCAACATGAAATTCCAGATGAATCAtctattttaacttttatgaCCCAAGTGAAGGATCTTGTCAA GCTTGTAGATTCAAAAGATATTGCAGAGTTAGAGCTCAAGCAAATGGATTGTGAACTTATTATTAGGAAAAAGGAAGCACTGTCCCAACCATCAATTGCAGCTCATTATTCTACACCACCTCCTACTCACCAGGCTTTGCTGCCACCACAACTGCCTCCTGCAAGTGCTCCCGCTCCTGCTTCTCTTCCATCAGCTCCAGCTTCAGTGTCACCACCTGCACCATCAAAACCAAAGTCATCACACCCCCCATTTAAATGTCCAATGGCTGGAAACTTCTATCGTTCCCCAGCTCCTGGTGCACCACCTTTTGTGAAG GTTGGTGATAAGGTGCAGAAAGGACAGGTAATATGCATCATTGAGGCCATGAAACTGATGAACGAGATTGAG GCTGATCAGTCTGGCACTGTTGTTGAGATACTTGTAGATGATGGGAAACCTGTCAGCGTGGATATG CCGTTATTTATCATTGAGCCCTGA
- the LOC105157971 gene encoding biotin carboxyl carrier protein of acetyl-CoA carboxylase 2, chloroplastic isoform X3: MASFSVPCPKVSPTLVASSQSTQKLQPIASFPRSDSRSNRALATVAQFQQGCSRRQSDVFKVAVEKISNATPALETVPMNKSENQHEIPDESSILTFMTQVKDLVKLVDSKDIAELELKQMDCELIIRKKEALSQPSIAAHYSTPPPTHQALLPPQLPPASAPAPASLPSAPASVSPPAPSKPKSSHPPFKCPMAGNFYRSPAPGAPPFVKVGDKVQKGQVICIIEAMKLMNEIEADQSGTVVEILVDDGKPVSVDMPLFIIEP; this comes from the exons ATGGCCTCTTTTAGTGTTCCATGCCCGAAGGTTTCGCCTACGTTGGTTGCTTCATCGCAGTCGACCCAGAAACTGCAGCCCATTGCTTCTTTTCCTCGATCTGATTCTAGATCAAACCGTGCATTGGCGACAGTAGCCCAATTCCag CAGGGATGCAGTCGTCGCCAGTCAGATGTCTTTAAG GTTGCTGTTGAGAAGATATCAAATGCTACTCCAGCTCTGGAGACAGTGCCGATGAACAAATCTGAAAACCAACATGAAATTCCAGATGAATCAtctattttaacttttatgaCCCAAGTGAAGGATCTTGTCAA GCTTGTAGATTCAAAAGATATTGCAGAGTTAGAGCTCAAGCAAATGGATTGTGAACTTATTATTAGGAAAAAGGAAGCACTGTCCCAACCATCAATTGCAGCTCATTATTCTACACCACCTCCTACTCACCAGGCTTTGCTGCCACCACAACTGCCTCCTGCAAGTGCTCCCGCTCCTGCTTCTCTTCCATCAGCTCCAGCTTCAGTGTCACCACCTGCACCATCAAAACCAAAGTCATCACACCCCCCATTTAAATGTCCAATGGCTGGAAACTTCTATCGTTCCCCAGCTCCTGGTGCACCACCTTTTGTGAAG GTTGGTGATAAGGTGCAGAAAGGACAGGTAATATGCATCATTGAGGCCATGAAACTGATGAACGAGATTGAG GCTGATCAGTCTGGCACTGTTGTTGAGATACTTGTAGATGATGGGAAACCTGTCAGCGTGGATATG CCGTTATTTATCATTGAGCCCTGA
- the LOC105157971 gene encoding biotin carboxyl carrier protein of acetyl-CoA carboxylase 2, chloroplastic isoform X1 codes for MASFSVPCPKVSPTLVASSQSTQKLQPIASFPRSDSRSNRALATVAQFQQGCSRRQSDVFKVCAQLNQVAVEKISNATPALETVPMNKSENQHEIPDESSILTFMTQVKDLVKLVDSKDIAELELKQMDCELIIRKKEALSQPSIAAHYSTPPPTHQALLPPQLPPASAPAPASLPSAPASVSPPAPSKPKSSHPPFKCPMAGNFYRSPAPGAPPFVKVGDKVQKGQVICIIEAMKLMNEIEADQSGTVVEILVDDGKPVSVDMPLFIIEP; via the exons ATGGCCTCTTTTAGTGTTCCATGCCCGAAGGTTTCGCCTACGTTGGTTGCTTCATCGCAGTCGACCCAGAAACTGCAGCCCATTGCTTCTTTTCCTCGATCTGATTCTAGATCAAACCGTGCATTGGCGACAGTAGCCCAATTCCag CAGGGATGCAGTCGTCGCCAGTCAGATGTCTTTAAGGTGTGTGCCCAGCTTAATCAG GTTGCTGTTGAGAAGATATCAAATGCTACTCCAGCTCTGGAGACAGTGCCGATGAACAAATCTGAAAACCAACATGAAATTCCAGATGAATCAtctattttaacttttatgaCCCAAGTGAAGGATCTTGTCAA GCTTGTAGATTCAAAAGATATTGCAGAGTTAGAGCTCAAGCAAATGGATTGTGAACTTATTATTAGGAAAAAGGAAGCACTGTCCCAACCATCAATTGCAGCTCATTATTCTACACCACCTCCTACTCACCAGGCTTTGCTGCCACCACAACTGCCTCCTGCAAGTGCTCCCGCTCCTGCTTCTCTTCCATCAGCTCCAGCTTCAGTGTCACCACCTGCACCATCAAAACCAAAGTCATCACACCCCCCATTTAAATGTCCAATGGCTGGAAACTTCTATCGTTCCCCAGCTCCTGGTGCACCACCTTTTGTGAAG GTTGGTGATAAGGTGCAGAAAGGACAGGTAATATGCATCATTGAGGCCATGAAACTGATGAACGAGATTGAG GCTGATCAGTCTGGCACTGTTGTTGAGATACTTGTAGATGATGGGAAACCTGTCAGCGTGGATATG CCGTTATTTATCATTGAGCCCTGA